Proteins co-encoded in one Aquincola tertiaricarbonis genomic window:
- a CDS encoding TRAP transporter large permease, producing the protein MELTVLSVVFGLLLLLGVPVAFSIGLASIATVLYSGMPIAIVFQKMVGGMQIFSFLAIPFFVFAGELMLYGGIADRIVRFANSVVGHVRGGLGMSNVLGCTLFGGVAGSPLADVSAMGSVMIPLMKKEGYDADYAVNVTTHAALVGALMPTSHNLIIFTLATTGIASVSVFSLILAGVIPAVILTLCNLAAAYYVAVKRGYATHGRFPGWREVLLSFLGALPGLLIVVIILAGILSGIFTATESAATAVFWALLVTALVYKTLSFENFLKACAKACKTTGVVLLLMGISSAFGYFMALYEVPQKTGELMQSVTTSPWVIFLMINVLLFVLGTFLDMAATILICTPIFLPIAQHFGMDPVQFGIMMLINCALGLNTPPVGTTQFVGCAIGGVSVGEVMRSILPFYGALTVCLMLVTYVPAFSLWLPNMFR; encoded by the coding sequence ATGGAACTGACCGTACTTTCCGTCGTCTTCGGCCTGCTGCTGCTGCTGGGCGTGCCGGTGGCTTTTTCCATCGGCCTGGCGTCCATCGCCACCGTGCTGTATTCGGGCATGCCCATCGCCATCGTCTTCCAGAAGATGGTGGGCGGCATGCAGATCTTCTCCTTCCTGGCCATCCCGTTCTTCGTGTTCGCCGGTGAGCTGATGCTGTACGGCGGCATTGCCGATCGCATCGTGCGCTTTGCCAACAGCGTGGTGGGCCATGTGCGTGGCGGCCTGGGCATGAGCAACGTGCTGGGTTGCACCCTGTTCGGCGGCGTCGCCGGCTCGCCGCTGGCCGACGTGTCGGCCATGGGCTCGGTGATGATCCCGCTGATGAAGAAGGAGGGTTACGACGCCGACTACGCGGTGAACGTGACCACCCACGCGGCCCTGGTGGGCGCGTTGATGCCCACCTCGCACAACCTGATCATCTTCACGCTGGCCACCACCGGCATCGCCTCGGTCAGCGTGTTCAGCCTGATCCTGGCCGGTGTCATCCCGGCGGTGATCCTGACCCTGTGCAACCTGGCCGCCGCCTACTACGTGGCCGTCAAGCGCGGCTACGCCACGCACGGCCGCTTCCCCGGCTGGCGCGAGGTGCTGCTGTCCTTCCTGGGCGCGCTGCCCGGCCTGCTGATCGTGGTGATCATCCTGGCCGGCATCCTGTCGGGCATCTTCACCGCCACCGAATCGGCCGCCACCGCGGTGTTCTGGGCGCTGCTGGTCACCGCGCTGGTCTACAAGACGCTGAGCTTCGAGAACTTTCTCAAGGCCTGCGCCAAGGCCTGCAAGACCACCGGCGTGGTGCTGCTGCTGATGGGCATCTCCTCGGCGTTCGGCTACTTCATGGCGCTGTACGAGGTGCCGCAGAAGACCGGCGAGCTGATGCAGTCGGTGACCACCAGCCCCTGGGTCATCTTCCTGATGATCAACGTGCTGCTGTTCGTGCTGGGCACCTTCCTGGACATGGCGGCCACCATCCTGATCTGCACGCCGATCTTCCTGCCCATCGCCCAGCACTTCGGCATGGACCCGGTGCAGTTCGGCATCATGATGCTGATCAACTGCGCGCTGGGCCTGAACACGCCGCCGGTGGGCACCACGCAGTTCGTGGGCTGTGCGATCGGCGGTGTCTCCGTAGGGGAGGTCATGCGGTCCATCCTGCCCTTCTACGGCGCCCTCACCGTGTGCCTGATGCTGGTGACCTACGTGCCCGCCTTCTCGCTCTGGCTGCCCAACATGTTCCGCTGA
- a CDS encoding TRAP transporter small permease has protein sequence MLITIIVCVQYQVVGRYVFNDTPTWAEGLALQLVLYVTALGVAVGVRDAGHIGLESLVSLLPDGVRLKIEILIHGLVALFGAIMCWSGWTWTVLKWTDIKPMMGVPVGLDYLALVVAGALIVLFSIEHILALIAGEDVLPAWH, from the coding sequence ATGCTCATCACCATCATCGTTTGCGTGCAGTACCAGGTGGTGGGCCGCTACGTCTTCAACGACACCCCCACCTGGGCCGAAGGCCTGGCGCTGCAGCTGGTGCTGTACGTCACCGCGCTGGGGGTGGCGGTGGGCGTGCGCGATGCCGGCCACATCGGCCTGGAGTCGCTGGTGTCGCTGCTGCCCGATGGCGTGCGGCTGAAGATCGAGATCCTGATCCACGGGCTGGTGGCACTCTTCGGCGCCATCATGTGCTGGAGCGGCTGGACCTGGACGGTGCTCAAGTGGACCGACATCAAGCCCATGATGGGCGTGCCCGTGGGCCTGGACTACCTGGCCCTGGTGGTGGCCGGCGCCCTCATCGTCCTTTTCTCGATCGAGCACATCCTGGCCCTCATCGCCGGCGAAGACGTGCTGCCTGCCTGGCACTGA